In Polaromonas sp. JS666, one genomic interval encodes:
- a CDS encoding LysE family transporter — translation MAIDTWTAYFLASILIAISPGSGAVLAMSHGLSYGVKRTQATIAGLQAGLLMILVVAGAGVGSLLLASELAFNVVKILGAAYLMYIGWSQWRSSDAIMTNDVGAPATEASVPSSRKRCLTGLLTNATNPKGILFMVAVLPQFISQGRPLWLQLLVIAITTVAVDTVVMHGYAFAASRLQPLFKNARAIKVQNRLFGGLLMAVGAGLFFVKRGQQAAH, via the coding sequence ATGGCCATTGACACCTGGACCGCCTATTTCCTCGCCTCCATCCTGATTGCGATTTCCCCGGGATCGGGCGCCGTCCTGGCCATGAGCCACGGCCTGAGCTACGGCGTTAAACGCACGCAGGCCACCATCGCCGGGCTGCAGGCCGGTTTGCTGATGATCCTGGTGGTTGCCGGCGCAGGTGTTGGCTCGCTGCTGTTGGCCTCGGAGCTGGCTTTCAACGTTGTCAAAATCCTGGGGGCCGCCTACCTGATGTACATAGGCTGGTCACAGTGGCGTTCATCGGACGCCATCATGACGAATGATGTGGGCGCACCGGCCACCGAAGCGAGCGTTCCGTCATCGCGCAAACGCTGCCTCACAGGCTTGCTGACCAATGCGACCAACCCCAAAGGCATCCTCTTCATGGTGGCCGTGCTGCCGCAGTTCATCAGCCAGGGCCGCCCGCTCTGGCTCCAGCTGCTGGTCATTGCCATAACCACGGTGGCGGTGGACACCGTGGTGATGCATGGCTATGCCTTTGCCGCCAGCAGACTGCAACCCCTGTTTAAAAATGCCCGCGCCATCAAGGTGCAGAACCGCCTGTTTGGCGGCCTGCTCATGGCGGTGGGTGCGGGCCTGTTTTTTGTCAAGCGCGGCCAGCAGGCTGCGCATTAG
- a CDS encoding PLP-dependent aminotransferase family protein, which yields MGAQPLYLRLSSHYRQAIQSGVLLPGQRMPSVRALTRLHQVSLSTAVEACHTLEDEGWLEARPRSGYFVLKRRRVDIQPPSEPEAGRKLDPAQYVGIHDRVSDYVAKCNVYPLVTNLAAAHGPPEVYPSEALKNAATRALRKHPHLLVSAVDLPGDSPLKTVLARRALAAGMQLSAEEIVVTHGCIEALNIALRAVAQPGDTIAVESPTYYGLLQVLESLGLRALEIPTSPKLGLSVEALDLAFQTHDRIRAVVVMPNFHNPLGSVMPDAEKEKLVALCERQQVALIEDDTYGALGHDDIPLKAAKAWDRSGSVIHCASLRKILAPGLRLGWMAGGRWQARIQMLKYAQSRSNEALAQITVAEFMASSAYDRHMVRLRRLLNVQREQMADAIAAHFPAGTRLSVPNGSMMLWVELPAGTSAQAVFDAAIRQGIRVAPGSMFSNSSRFDHFLRISCGSPFSSAADQALRKLAAIVSVQVLEPPV from the coding sequence ATGGGTGCGCAACCGCTTTACCTCCGGCTCTCCAGCCACTACCGCCAAGCCATCCAGTCTGGTGTGTTGCTGCCCGGCCAGCGCATGCCCTCGGTTCGGGCCCTGACCCGGTTGCATCAGGTCAGCCTGTCGACGGCTGTGGAGGCCTGCCATACGCTGGAGGATGAAGGCTGGCTGGAAGCTCGGCCCCGTTCGGGCTACTTTGTGCTCAAGCGGCGCCGCGTGGACATCCAGCCGCCCAGTGAGCCCGAGGCCGGCCGCAAGCTGGATCCGGCGCAGTATGTCGGCATCCATGACCGTGTCTCGGACTATGTGGCCAAATGCAATGTGTACCCCCTGGTCACCAACTTGGCCGCCGCACATGGCCCACCCGAGGTCTATCCCTCCGAGGCTCTGAAGAACGCGGCCACCCGGGCCTTGCGCAAGCATCCCCACCTACTCGTCAGCGCTGTGGATCTGCCCGGCGATTCACCGCTGAAGACGGTGCTGGCCCGGCGCGCGCTGGCCGCAGGCATGCAGTTGTCGGCCGAAGAGATTGTGGTGACGCACGGCTGTATTGAAGCGCTCAACATCGCGCTGCGGGCGGTGGCGCAACCGGGTGACACCATCGCCGTCGAATCCCCGACCTATTACGGCTTGCTGCAGGTCCTGGAAAGCCTGGGCCTGCGCGCGCTGGAGATTCCCACCAGTCCCAAGCTGGGCCTTTCCGTGGAAGCGCTGGACCTCGCCTTCCAGACGCACGACAGGATCCGGGCCGTGGTGGTCATGCCCAATTTCCACAATCCGCTGGGCAGCGTGATGCCCGACGCCGAGAAGGAAAAACTGGTCGCGCTGTGCGAGCGCCAGCAGGTGGCGCTGATTGAAGACGACACCTACGGCGCGCTGGGCCATGACGACATTCCACTGAAAGCCGCCAAGGCCTGGGACCGCAGCGGCTCGGTGATTCATTGTGCATCGCTGCGCAAGATTTTGGCACCCGGCCTGCGCCTGGGCTGGATGGCCGGCGGGCGCTGGCAGGCCCGCATCCAGATGCTCAAGTACGCGCAGAGCCGCTCCAATGAGGCGCTTGCCCAGATCACCGTGGCCGAGTTCATGGCCTCCAGCGCCTACGACCGTCACATGGTCCGCCTGCGCCGCCTGCTCAATGTGCAGCGCGAGCAGATGGCCGACGCGATTGCGGCGCACTTCCCCGCGGGTACCCGCTTGTCAGTGCCCAATGGCAGCATGATGCTGTGGGTTGAATTGCCGGCGGGAACCTCCGCGCAAGCCGTGTTCGACGCCGCGATCCGGCAGGGCATACGGGTTGCGCCCGGCTCGATGTTTTCCAACTCCAGCCGCTTTGACCACTTCCTGCGCATCAGTTGCGGCTCTCCGTTTTCCAGTGCGGCCGATCAGGCTCTGCGCAAACTGGCCGCCATCGTGTCGGTGCAGGTTCTGGAGCCTCCGGTCTGA